ATTctcccacttttcttaccggagcaagacagctgataggcggtgtgtttgtgatgaataaagtagattgaattgtacagtttgccttgaaaagtaccctagatttcccagacgaccgagatcgtgctggtatcgtagggagtaaaggtagcaagtaatttgtattcaactgtatctgaagttcatcactcttgtagcagaaatcagtagttagattctagagtagaggtcgactttgatagacgtatttagactaggatagtgaccacattttgcaggatagttagccttgaagattggcccaggaaTGCCAgacaatcgagattgatctgggaccaatggggagtagaggtagctagcgatttgtatccttagtcatttgatgattgtttgaagccctgataaaggaagctcaaactattgctcgtatgccctgattagggttgtaaccggaggccttaagattggtctaagaaatttaagcccttgtactaggtgctctccatctttgagagccatcaaggtatttttacctagtgcttgggtcaggagttcaatgtttccgttcaccacgggaattcaataagtcaggacctttcacccctggctggtggacggaacacccatcattcagatagcaggccgagcgagagagctgccgtctgactttgtaacacaaaaacaaccaaaatatCCATGGGAATATATATTGTCTAGAATTTTTCGAGATTACGTCGTACCAATTTCTGAAACTCAGTTCCTTGGGAGTGTCTCCAAAATTTACAACTTTCCGAGAACTGGTCCATCAGCAATGAAGGGCTGGAGAAGCTACTTATGATGAATTACAGCGTCTCTGCGAGCATTGGGGTGGCATTTGATTGACGTCTGGCCCCCAAACCGACACACGTttggcaatccaacaactttgcagTTTTCACAAGACGACAACATACATTGTCTCAAGACATTTCCATAAACCCAGTTCCatgagcaatcattcatcctgtacttCATTCATCCGTATCATATctggatgatgtactcgattgtgcacggaacagtAGTTACAAAAGAACAAGGCGGTTCGTAACGGAAAGCCTTCTTTCCCCATTTACGACGGAGGCAGCACCAACACAGGCGAATGGTTGAACAATCCGAGCGTTGACGCAGTTTGAATTTGGTAACCGCGAACAGGGAGGCGAAATGCGAGGAGACGAGCTGACCCGCCTGGAGCGCCAAGTTTCGTAGGGACGGGGTTCAGTGCTGCTAGGTGGCGACAGGCTAAAACGCCAGATAACCCCCCAAAAACGCCAATTTAAGACATTCACcgcgaaatatgtttttagcAAACGCCAGGAAAACGCCAGATGCTCTCTTTTTTAGTATTCTAGGGCACCTCAATGTACATTCATGTTTTTCTGCATGAATTAAAATTACTTGCCTTCCATTAACAATTTGTGTCAAACACAGAACTTTCTTTCACCACGGACTATTATAACCAGATATTTTAAGATTGTGGAGCGTAAATTAGCAGAGTTGCAGATATTTTACCCTGCTCTGTGGATTTCACAATGCAACCACTTTGAAAAATTGCGTCtcataaagcaaaactatGGTTCATAGTTTTTAGTGAATGTAGAGTGTATTGTCCTGGtgctgagcatgttgctcatgctcatatGAAtccattctagtcatgtatataaagCAACGGTCGACGCaattagacactccactattagatgatgaaggtaaggacaggtctcatccatgaaggatttaggtgtagtcctccaagataatggaaagttcaatgagcatatccagttgaacgttggtaaggcttttcaaacatgtggttggatatatcgcacgtttaagtccagagatagtgtcacgatgctaactctgtacaagtcgattgttcagccgcatcttgaatatgcctctcccaNNNNNNNNNNNNNNNNNNNNNNNNNNNNNNNNNNNNNNNNNNNNNNNNNNNNNNNNNNNNNNNNNNNNNNNNNNNNNNNNNNNNNNNNNNNNNNNNNNNNNNNNNNNNNNNNNNNNNNNNNNNNNNNNNNNNNNNNNNNNNNNNNNNNNNNNNNNNNNNNNNNNNNNNNNNNNNNNNNNNNNNNNNNNNNNNNNNNNNNNNNNNNNNNNNNNNNNNNNNNNNNNNNNNNNNNNNNNNNNNNNNNNNNNNNNNNNNNNNNNNNNNNNNNNNNNNNNNNNNNNNNNNNNNNNNNNNNNNNNNNNNNNNNNNNNNNNNNNNNNNNNNNNNNNNNNNNNNNNNNNNNNNNNNNNNNNNNNNNNNNNNNNNNNNNNNNNNNNNNNNNNNNNNNNNNNNNNNNNNNNNNNNNNNNNNNNNNNNNNNNNNNNNNNNNNNNNNNNNNNNNNNNNNNNNNNNNNNNNNNNNNNNNNNNNNNNNNNNNNNNNNNNNNNNNNNNNNNNNNNNNNNNNNNNNNNNNNNNNNNNNNNNNNNNNNNNNNNNNNNNNNNNNNNNNNNNNNNNNNNNNNNNNNNNNNNNNNNNNNNNNNNNNNNNNNNNNNNNNNNNNNNNNNNNNNNNNNNNNNNNNNNNNNNNNNNNNNNNNNNNNNNNNNNNNNNNNNNNNNNNNNNNNNNNNNNNNNNNNNNNNNNNNNNNNNNNNNNNNNNNNNNNNNNNNNNNNNNNNNNNNNNNNNNNNNNNNNNNNNNNNNNNNNNNNNNNNNNNNNNNNNNNNNNNNNNNNNNNNNNNNNNNNNNNNNNNNNNNNNNNNNNNNNNNNNNNNNNNNNNNNNNNNNNNNNNNNNNNNNNNNNNNNNNNNNNNNNNNNNNNNNNNNNNNNNNNNNNNNNNNNNNNNNNNNNNNNNNNNNNNNNNNNNNNNNNNNNNNNNNNNNNNNNNNNNNNNNNNNNNNNNNNNNNNNNNNNNNNNNNNNNNNNNNNNNNNNNNNNNNNNNNNNNNNNNNNNNNNNNNNNNNNNNNNNNNNNNNNNNNNNNNNNNNNNNNNNNNNNNNNNNNNNNNNNNNNNNNNNNNNNNNNNNNNNNNNNNNNNNNNNNNNNNNNNNNNNNNNNNNNNNNNNNNNNNNNNNNNNNNNNNNNNNNNNNNNNNNNNNNNNNNNNNNNNNNNNNNNNNNNNNNNNNNNNNNNNNNNNNNNNNNNNNNNNNNNNNNNNNNNNNNNNNNNNNNNNNNNNNNNNNNNNNNNNNNNNNNNNGAACTCGCCAAAATTCCCAACATTGTATCATTGTCGAGACGGGGACTTTTATAGTAATTGCAATGGTTTATTCTAAGACAATAATACAAACAAACGGACGTTAGCAAAGGCCTTCACAAGATTGGGTCGTCAAAGATGCAGCAGGGAAATCTGGACATTCCTGTACAACAGATATGTAAGCAAAATTTCAAGTTGATTAGGtgccatgaaatgaaaaatgactaTCGATTTCTTACCATTCCAACACAGTCAAGGAAGTCATCAATTGAAGCAGAGAGTTTGTCGTAAGTACCCGTGATCTCAGGGTCTTGTCTTCTCGTAAATTGGGCATACGCTTCTTTGTCAAACACTTGACGACATTTTTCCAACACTGGAGCAAGCCCTTGGGCGGTAAAAGCAACTTCCAGTTCATCAAATTGGATGTAgatgttgttcatttttgccGTAATTTGCTTGATCTGATGAAAGAAAATACCAACACTGCAAACTTGATCATTTGCATGTGAAGGGATTCTTGCCGATTTGGCAATTCGTCATGAGTGCAGCTTACCCAACCCAAGGCATTCAGAGCACACAGGTTGCTGTCTTCCTTCAGTGGTGGGGGTCTTCGAGTGCAAGGGCCATAGCCAACGACTTTAGCACCGTTGAACATCATTGATGCACTGTCCTTTTGCCGGCAACCACAATAGGCCTGGCTGACAGTTTGAACAATCCCTGAGGTGACATTCAAAGCAGGACATTGGAActaaagaaaattgaaacagtTAAGAAGgtgaaatgaattgaaaaactttttcaaccTACGCCTTGTTCGATTTCAGGCGTCGTGGGCTCAGGTTCTGGGCTACATTGGGCAGGAAGGAATTcgcatttcttggaaatgcaATCAGCAATTTTACTTTGGAAATTGGCATTGACTCTGGCAGTGGTCTTCAACCATCCCTTAAATTTATCCACGTTTAGATTTAGTTCCACGAACTTTGCAAGAACATCAGCTGCCTAAAGAAGAAGGACAAGTGACTAAAAGAGTTGGATTGAAGGTGAAATTGATAAAGTACAATCACCTTTCCGAATCCAGCTTGGGTCAAGCGGTTTCCGTAAGCATTCCCAATGCCATAAATCAATTTAACATCTTCATTGCCAAAGGGAGTCTCAATGCAACTTTTTAGTCCAGCTGGCATATCAGGATCAAAAACAAGCGCAGCTATGGTGGTGGTCTCCTCCTCATTCGTGGTAGTTTCTTCCATGGTAGTGGTAATCTCCTCCTTAGTCGTGGTAGTCTCCTCCTCAGTAGTAGTAGTTTGTTCCATAGTTGTGGTAGTCTCCTCTGCAGTGGTGGTAGTTTCTTTTATAGTTGTGGTAGTCTCCTCCTCAGTGGTGGTAGTTTCTTCCGTAGTCGTGGTAGTTTCCTCCTCAGTCGTTGTAGTTTCTTCCATAGTAGTGGTAGTCTCCTCAGTGGTAGTAGTTTCTTCTATAGTTGTGGTAGTCTCCTCTTCAGGGGTGGTAGCTTCTTCGATAATTGTGGTGGTCGCCTCCTCAGTGGTGGTAGTTTCTTCCATGTTTGTGGTAGTCTCCTCCTCAGTGGTGGTAGTTTCCTCCTCAGTCGTTGTAGTTTCTTCCATAGTTGTGGTAGTCTCCTCCTCTGTCGTGGTAGTTTCTTCCATAGTTGTGGTAGTCTCCTCCTCAGTGGTGGTAGTTATTTCCATAGTCGTGGTAGTTTCCCCCTCAGTGGTGGTAGTTTCTTCCATAGTTGTGGTAGTCTTCTCTTCAGTGGTGGTAGTTTCTTCCATAGTCGTAGTAGTTTCCTCCTCACTCGTGGTAGTTTCCTCCTCAGTCGTTGTAATTTCTTCCATAGTCGTGGTAGCGTCCTCCTCTGTCGTGATAGTTTCTTCCATAGTTGTGGTAGTCTCCTCCTCAATTGTTGTGATCTCCTTCTCAGTGACCGTTGTTTCTTTCATCGTTGTGGTGGTTTCTTCTTCAGTCAAGGAAACTGTACTTTCAGgagtggtggttgtggttttAGGTGTAGTTGCAGTCGTTGTCGTTGCTgttttggtggtggttgtggtggtagtagtagcgAGAACACTGTCACAATGCTAAGGAAAACATGCGTTGGGCGTCATTATTTCtgataattttgaaacaaagccAATGAAATGGCCCCATCACTTACGCGCTTTGTTAGTGTTTGAATGCAAGAGTAAAATGAACAGATTGCTGCATCCATCTCTTTATAGTCTTTATAGGTGGAGCATACTCCATATGTTGTTCCAGACCAAAAGCTGCCATGCTTACAGATCCTTGGTTGTGTTTTCTTGCAAGCTGCGTAGATGGATCCAAGCCCTAAGGAATTGTAGTAATCGCGAACTTCGTCCCAATCAATTTCCAAGGGATCATGCATGAAACTACCGTACCAACGTCGATCAATCTAAGGGAAGagttaaaaaatcattttcaaagcaaactaGTATTAACCATGAAATGGGGATGAATTTAGATTTACCCTCTGTATGTACTAACCTGTTTCATTCTGTACATGGTGCAAATGTTGATGTTTTCGCGATATTTGGAACTTCTTACATACAAACAATTTATTAAGGCGAGACGAACATCCGAAAACGGGGGTCGATACAAGAAGTTTTCACAAACAAACTGAAACGAGGGTTAGAGGGACATTAAAGAGAGAGGTCTTGAAAACACTCAACCAGATTGAAGACCTTTAATGGGCTTACCTCAGCTCGATCATCTGAGCTCCTTGTCATTGAGCGACAAGAAATTGTGCCAGCCAAAGAGGCCAAGACAACGAAATATTCAAAAGGCTTCATGATGGGAATGGAATGGAGCAAAGCCATAACCAGACTGACTTGAATGACACttttaagacatttttatATCAATAAAGCATCATAAGCCTTTTGATTGAACCAAGCTATTTGTATAAGTATGTAAAGATCCGACAATGAATAAAAGCGTTTTTCAGCTTCTTTTAATTCGGGTCCTCGGTATTTGATGTTTATATGTACAATTCTCTTTTATGGTACTGTAACATCTTGGAAATGATTCTCTGGATGTCAGAATCTAAAATTCCACTCCATGCACATTTTTACTTCGTTTGACTTCTTTCAACCACCTTTAAGGCGAGAATAGGCATGTGCCCGTTTTATTCATGTTTTGAGAAATCAAATAAACATCGGACTTGCTTGAATGCATGCTTGCTTTCGTCTTTAGAACCTCTTTGAGTGTTTGTTGTGACGTGCATCACCGTAATTTCCTGCCTCTTGATAACAAATTCTTCtccttgaaacattcaagGTTATGTCGGGAAATAttccttttttcccaaaaGATTAGTGCCCGTGCAACAGGAACTGCGAATGTAAACACGACAAGAAAGACACGGGTAGCTGAGAAGAATATGCAAAGTCTTCTCAAATGAGTTGATAATATTGGGTGAATAAATATCGACCCTGAACTCGCCAAAACTCCCAACATTGTATCATTGTCGAGACGGGGACTTTTATTGTAATTGCAATGGTTTATTCTAAGACAATAATACAAACAAACGGACGTTAGCAAAGGCCTTCACAAGATTGGGTCGTCAAAGATGCAGCAGGGAAATCTGGACATTCCTGTACAACAGATATGAAAGACACGGGTAGCTGAGAAGAAAATCGCCTGAGATATTTGATATGTAAATTGACAGGATTTCGTATTTGTGGGTATGCTAGAGTATCACATGCAGATTTGGGAACGATTTAGCATGATATCTGTTGtagttcatttcaaaggtCATTTTGAACAGTAAGATATCATTGCCTTATCATATTTCGAAATAACAGTGCTGTCAGCGTCTCTTCTAATTAGTTAGACCCGCATTGATCCATTTTTGTGGTTATTGTATTCCATACACGAAATAGGATTGCATACATATGTGATCACTCCAATTTGATAATTCTAGTTCGAGCTCCCATGAGGGGATATGTTGTGGAGGCACCAATACCCTTTTGGATCCTTTCAACCTTTGAGAGAAAAAATCTGTTGAAATGTTCTGCGGTTTTGCAGATGTCAAGCACCAGtccattggatttgattgtattCGACGTTACTTTGCCACTCGTGATTTGCCGTGATTTCCTTGACAACTTTCCAGACCTCTTGCGGATttgttttttatgtttttatctttttccgATGTCAGAGATACTTTCAATTTGAGCTTGACGATTGCATTGCTTTCGAAGGTTCTTTAGCTTCCCTTTCTTATTCTTGCTTCTGGCATTGTCCCTGAGCCGTCGCAGTTTGCACAACTGAACACTTGGTTTGGGCGATCTCTTTGGCTTTATCCTGATAAACTTCAGAGGTGTGTGCTTGTTTaagacctttttttcttttttttttggttttttttggttttttttttttggtttttcacgggcttttctaaccgctacagggaatgtaatcccaagtactattaaaatgaaagattataattcgtctatttattacttttcaatttttatatgatatttggtctaccaacgaatttgagttggcagaccgagctaatccttgaatgtagggttgatctggaatgctatctaaaaatttgtccaagtctgacttgaaagatgctaccggatcaacaaggcctacgtattccctacgaatatcagagggaagcaaattaaacaatgaaggagcccgagaaagaagagatgtggacttcattgttcgaactagcctggattctcgaagacttgaaggtgctctcaaaacgcacattaagcctctacggtcactagaattgaccctaaaccctgggttgggacaaagctcatggatacttttgaaaacgtacaatatcagatacctttcgtaccttctctgagtactgtacaatcccaaccgttctaacctttcccaatacgagagctctctcattcctgtgatgttcctagtgaaacatctttggacttgctcgaccttttgcaaacctgctgaactcattggagcccaaatgggtgaggcgtattcaagatgtggctggacaatcgacttgtacagagttagcatcgtgatgctatctctggacttaaacgtgcgatatatccaaccacacatttgaaaagccttacccaccttcagctggatatgctcatcgaactttccattattttggaggactacacctagatctttcatagatgagacctgctcaatatctttacctccattatctacgagtggagtatttaaaggagttgacccaaatgtcattgagcggaatttcattccgttcagggccatattactctcagttacccaagagtagattcgatttaagtcctttgcaaggctactttaacatttttttccgcCTTCATCTGAATTTCTCCATACGCTAGATCTTCCCATGGTTGCTTTGCCAGATCAAACCTAAAACTGTCACAATCGATCTTTCCATAACTTCGCCCTATAATTTGGGTTTTGTTGTGCTTGGTTGCAAATGTTTTCATAGTCCACAAGATAGGGTTGTGATCGCTCAAGCCATGTTCTCTTGTTAATGTTTCAGTGACAAGTTGTTCCATTCTCGATAGATGTTGGCAACAGTTGTTTTTCgtcctcctttttcttctaaaCAAAGCCAAACCTTTAGGGAGAGAATGCCGAGATGAAGTTGAGTCGCATTTGAAACGCATTTAGACTgggatagtgaccacattttgcaggatagttcgccttgaagattggcccaggtatatgccagacaactgagattgatctgggaccgtagggagtagaggtagctagcgatttgtatccttagtcaattgatgattgtttgaggccctgataaaggaagctcgaattaTTGCTCGTaggccctgattagggttataaccggaggccttaagataggtctaagaaatttaagcccatatataagtcaggacctttcacccctggctggtggacggaacatgaGTTGCCTAAGTTTACTTTTGGGCTCAACTTTGGCCAAGCTCATCTAGTCAACAAGATGTACgaaatgctcatttggaaacaagtgaacagtttaggagattagaatttttgtttctgttcgCAGTTCAAAAACACAGAAGGCTGTGGCTACACTGGCGATTAGAAGAAGTTGGAAATATTGCTGTAGTGCAAAAATCGCCCAAGGATaacattccaaatttgaataagacaaagaaaaaagtgcattcttGCACATATTCATTAGTTATGTCATAATGCCAAGCTATACTTTTTTCAGgttgctaaaattgaaaacgaaattacagtaaaaaTTACGAACTACCAGTTGAGATTTACAAACTCCTTGTTAACGACGTCCATTTTAGTTCACCGTtgtcaaatctgaacttgaatattggcTTACTGCTTGTCCCAGATACTTCAGCTAAACTATGACATTGCAATTGGgtattgtttggacttgattcaaCTGGAATGTTGATTAAATTCCATCACATTACCTTAACCTTTTAGTGATTAAACCACaccacaatcaataacttTCAATAACTGTCATAATCATGAAGCTGCTATAATTTTAACTTAACTATAATATGTTTCAGTACTTcaaccaaattttgaccaaatcttcaCCAAAAGTGTACAGTTTAACGATGCACCTTAACCTTCACATATTTGttgtcagttcaaatttgtgttgtgtttAGGGTCTCTTCTCCTTTGTAGCCTCAGAGAGCAGTTGAGCTTTCCTCAGCCTGTAAGAACGAACTTTGAGGCCTTCTTTCAGCAATTGTTGCCTTGCCGATCGGCCCATGGAGTGTTCTCTGGCAAGATCAGTCTGGCGGCGACGTGGATTTTGGCGAATTTTTTCACGAACACACTTCACAACCTTTGGAGTTCTCTTTGATCTTGGGCGTCCAGATCTGGGCCTGTCATCAGCTGAACCTGTCTCCCTATATCTTCTCAGAGTGTCAGtcacaaaagtttttgaaactttaaatAGCTTGACACCTTTCTTGACCTCTTGGTTTGACTTCCCTTTGCAATGAAGGTCAATGACCAATTTCCGAAGACTTTTGTAGTCAGTCATAATGAAGTCCTGATCCAACCACCTTGAAATtagcaatttcttttgtttatTATTGGACTTGCCAGTTATGCCAATTAGATTCGCCAATAGGAGCCAAATTGTTTGAGTCA
This Tigriopus californicus strain San Diego chromosome 7, Tcal_SD_v2.1, whole genome shotgun sequence DNA region includes the following protein-coding sequences:
- the LOC131883332 gene encoding mucin-22-like, yielding MTRSSDDRAEFVCENFLYRPPFSDVRLALINCLYVRSSKYRENINICTMYRMKQIDRRWYGSFMHDPLEIDWDEVRDYYNSLGLGSIYAACKKTQPRICKHGSFWSGTTYGVCSTYKDYKEMDAAICSFYSCIQTLTKRHCDSVLATTTTTTTTKTATTTTATTPKTTTTTPESTVSLTEEETTTTMKETTVTEKEITTIEEETTTTMEETITTEEDATTTMEEITTTEEETTTSEEETTTTMEETTTTEEKTTTTMEETTTTEGETTTTMEITTTTEEETTTTMEETTTTEEETTTTMEETTTTEEETTTTEEETTTNMEETTTTEEATTTIIEEATTPEEETTTTIEETTTTEETTTTMEETTTTEEETTTTTEETTTTEEETTTTIKETTTTAEETTTTMEQTTTTEEETTTTKEEITTTMEETTTNEEETTTIAALVFDPDMPAGLKSCIETPFGNEDVKLIYGIGNAYGNRLTQAGFGKAADVLAKFVELNLNVDKFKGWLKTTARVNANFQSKIADCISKKCEFLPAQCSPEPEPTTPEIEQGFQCPALNVTSGIVQTVSQAYCGCRQKDSASMMFNGAKVVGYGPCTRRPPPLKEDSNLCALNALGWIKQITAKMNNIYIQFDELEVAFTAQGLAPVLEKCRQVFDKEAYAQFTRRQDPEITGTYDKLSASIDDFLDCVGMECPDFPAASLTTQSCEGLC